From Pongo pygmaeus isolate AG05252 chromosome 1, NHGRI_mPonPyg2-v2.0_pri, whole genome shotgun sequence, one genomic window encodes:
- the PLK3 gene encoding serine/threonine-protein kinase PLK3 isoform X2 has translation MEPAAGFLSPRPFQRAAAAPAPPAGPGPPPSALPGPELEVLAGLPTSDPGRLITDPRSGRSYLKGRLLGKGGFARCYEATDTETGSAYAVKVIPQSRVAKPHQREKILNEIELHRDLQHRHIVRFSHHFEDADNIYIFLELCSRKSLAHIWKARHTLLEPEVRYYLRQILSGLKYLHQRGILHRDLKLGNFFITENMELKVGDFGLAARLEPPEQRKKTICGTPNYVAPEVLLRQGHGPEADVWSLGCVMYTLLCGSPPFETADLKETYRCIKQVHYMLPASLSLPARQLLAAILRASPRDRPSIDQILRHDFFTKGYTPDRLPISSCVTVPDLTPPNPARSLFAKVTKSLFGRKKNKSKNHAQERDEVSGLVSGLMRTSVGHQDARPEAPAASGPAPVSLVETAPEDSSPRGTLASSGDGFEEGLTVATVVESALCALRNCVAFMPPAEQNPAPLAQPEPLVWVSKWVDYSNKFGFGYQLSSRRVAVLFNDGTHMALSANRKTVHYNPTSTKHFSFSVGAVPRALQPQLGILRYFASYMEQHLMKGGDLPSVEEVEVPAPPLLLQWVKTDQALLMLFSDGTVQVNFYGDHTKLILSGWEPLLVTFVARNRSACTYLASHLRQLGCSPDLRQRLRYALRLLRDRSPA, from the exons ATGGAGCCCGCCGCCGGTTTCCTGTCCCCGCGCCCCTTCCAGCGTGCGGCCGCCGCGCCCGCTCCCCCGGCCGGGCCCGGGCCGCCTCCGAGTGCCTTGCCCGGACCTGAGCTGGAGGTGCTGGCCGGGCTACCGACGTCAGACCCCGGGCGCCTCATCACGGACCCGCGCAGCGGCCGCAGCTACCTCAAAGGCCGCTTGTTGGGCAAG GGGGGCTTCGCCCGCTGCTACGAGGCCACTGACACAGAGACTGGCAGCGCCTACGCTGTCAAAGTCATCCCGCAGAGCCGCGTCGCCAAGCCGCATCAGCGCGAGAAG ATCCTAAATGAGATTGAGCTGCACCGAGACCTGCAGCACCGCCACATCGTGCGTTTTTCGCACCACTTTGAGGACGCTGACAACATCTACATTTTCTTGGAGCTCTGCAGCCGAAAG TCCCTGGCCCACATCTGGAAAGCCCGGCACACCCTGTTAGAGCCAGAAGTGCGCTACTACCTGCGGCAGATCCTTTCCGGCCTCAAGTACTTGCACCAGCGCGGCATCTTGCACCGGGACCTCAAGTTGG GAAATTTTTTCATCACTGAGAACATGGAACTGAAGGTGGGGGATTTTGGGCTGGCAGCCCGGTTGGAGCCTCCGGAGCAGAGGAAGAA GACCATCTGTGGCACCCCCAACTATGTGGCTCCAGAAGTGCTGCTGAGACAGGGCCACGGCCCTGAGGCGGATGTATGGTCACTGGGCTGTGTCAT GTACACGCTGCTCTGCGGGAGCCCTCCCTTTGAGACGGCTGACCTGAAGGAGACGTACCGCTGCATCAAGCAGGTTCACTACATGCTGCCTGCCAGCCTCTCACTGCCTGCCCGGCAGCTCCTGGCTGCCATCCTTCGGGCCTCACCCCGAGACCGCCCCTCTATTGACCAGATCCTGCGCCATGACTTCTTTACCAAG GGCTATACCCCCGATCGACTCCCTATCAGCAGCTGCGTGACAGTCCCAGACCTGACACCCCCCAACCCAGCTAGGAGTCTGTTTGCCAAAGTTACCAAGAGCCTCTTTGGCAGAAAGAAGAACAAGA GTAAGAATCATGCCCAGGAGAGGGACGAGGTCTCCGGTTTGGTGAGCGGCCTCATGCGCACATCCGTTGGCCATCAGGATGCCAGGCCAGAG GCTCCAGCAGCTTCTGGCCCAGCCCCTGTCAGCCTGGTAGAGACAGCACCTGAAGACAGCTCACCCCGTGGGACACTGGCAAGCAGTGGAGATG GATTTGAAGAAGGTCTGACTGTGGCCACAGTAGTGGAGTCAGCCCTTTGTGCTCTGAGAAACTGTGTAGCCTTCATGCCCCCAG CGGAACAGAACCCGGCCCCCCTGGCCCAGCCAGAGCCTCTGGTGTGGGTCAGCAAGTGGGTTGACTACTCCAATAAGTTCGGCTTTGGGTATCAACTGTCCAGCCGCCGTGTGGCTGTGCTCTTCAACGATGGCACACATATGGCCCTGTCGGCCAACAGAAA GACTGTGCACTACAACCCCACCAGCACAAAGCACTTCTCCTTCTCCGTGGGGGCTGTGCCCCGGGCCCTGCAGCCTCAGCTGGGTATCCTGCGGTACTTCGCCTCCTACATGGAGCAGCACCTCATGAAG GGTGGAGATCTGCCCAGTGTGGAAGAGGTAGAGGTGCCTGCTCCGCCCTTGCTGCTGCAGTGGGTCAAGACGGATCAGGCTCTCCTCATGCTGTTTAGTGACGGCACTGTCCAG GTGAACTTCTACGGGGACCACACCAAGCTGATTCTCAGTGGCTGGGAGCCCCTCCTTGTGACTTTTGTGGCCCGAAATCGTAGTGCTTGTACTTACCTCGCTTCCCACCTTCGGCAGCTGGGCTGCTCTCCAGACCTGCGGCAAAGACTCCGCTATGCTCTGCGCCTACTCCGGGACCGCAGCCCAGCCTAG
- the PLK3 gene encoding serine/threonine-protein kinase PLK3 isoform X3 produces the protein MEPAAGFLSPRPFQRAAAAPAPPAGPGPPPSALPGPELEVLAGLPTSDPGRLITDPRSGRSYLKGRLLGKGGFARCYEATDTETGSAYAVKVIPQSRVAKPHQREKSLAHIWKARHTLLEPEVRYYLRQILSGLKYLHQRGILHRDLKLGNFFITENMELKVGDFGLAARLEPPEQRKKTICGTPNYVAPEVLLRQGHGPEADVWSLGCVMYTLLCGSPPFETADLKETYRCIKQVHYMLPASLSLPARQLLAAILRASPRDRPSIDQILRHDFFTKGYTPDRLPISSCVTVPDLTPPNPARSLFAKVTKSLFGRKKNKSKNHAQERDEVSGLVSGLMRTSVGHQDARPEAPAASGPAPVSLVETAPEDSSPRGTLASSGDGEEPGRMRGFEEGLTVATVVESALCALRNCVAFMPPAEQNPAPLAQPEPLVWVSKWVDYSNKFGFGYQLSSRRVAVLFNDGTHMALSANRKTVHYNPTSTKHFSFSVGAVPRALQPQLGILRYFASYMEQHLMKGGDLPSVEEVEVPAPPLLLQWVKTDQALLMLFSDGTVQVNFYGDHTKLILSGWEPLLVTFVARNRSACTYLASHLRQLGCSPDLRQRLRYALRLLRDRSPA, from the exons ATGGAGCCCGCCGCCGGTTTCCTGTCCCCGCGCCCCTTCCAGCGTGCGGCCGCCGCGCCCGCTCCCCCGGCCGGGCCCGGGCCGCCTCCGAGTGCCTTGCCCGGACCTGAGCTGGAGGTGCTGGCCGGGCTACCGACGTCAGACCCCGGGCGCCTCATCACGGACCCGCGCAGCGGCCGCAGCTACCTCAAAGGCCGCTTGTTGGGCAAG GGGGGCTTCGCCCGCTGCTACGAGGCCACTGACACAGAGACTGGCAGCGCCTACGCTGTCAAAGTCATCCCGCAGAGCCGCGTCGCCAAGCCGCATCAGCGCGAGAAG TCCCTGGCCCACATCTGGAAAGCCCGGCACACCCTGTTAGAGCCAGAAGTGCGCTACTACCTGCGGCAGATCCTTTCCGGCCTCAAGTACTTGCACCAGCGCGGCATCTTGCACCGGGACCTCAAGTTGG GAAATTTTTTCATCACTGAGAACATGGAACTGAAGGTGGGGGATTTTGGGCTGGCAGCCCGGTTGGAGCCTCCGGAGCAGAGGAAGAA GACCATCTGTGGCACCCCCAACTATGTGGCTCCAGAAGTGCTGCTGAGACAGGGCCACGGCCCTGAGGCGGATGTATGGTCACTGGGCTGTGTCAT GTACACGCTGCTCTGCGGGAGCCCTCCCTTTGAGACGGCTGACCTGAAGGAGACGTACCGCTGCATCAAGCAGGTTCACTACATGCTGCCTGCCAGCCTCTCACTGCCTGCCCGGCAGCTCCTGGCTGCCATCCTTCGGGCCTCACCCCGAGACCGCCCCTCTATTGACCAGATCCTGCGCCATGACTTCTTTACCAAG GGCTATACCCCCGATCGACTCCCTATCAGCAGCTGCGTGACAGTCCCAGACCTGACACCCCCCAACCCAGCTAGGAGTCTGTTTGCCAAAGTTACCAAGAGCCTCTTTGGCAGAAAGAAGAACAAGA GTAAGAATCATGCCCAGGAGAGGGACGAGGTCTCCGGTTTGGTGAGCGGCCTCATGCGCACATCCGTTGGCCATCAGGATGCCAGGCCAGAG GCTCCAGCAGCTTCTGGCCCAGCCCCTGTCAGCCTGGTAGAGACAGCACCTGAAGACAGCTCACCCCGTGGGACACTGGCAAGCAGTGGAGATGGTGAGGAGCCAGGCAGGATGAGAG GATTTGAAGAAGGTCTGACTGTGGCCACAGTAGTGGAGTCAGCCCTTTGTGCTCTGAGAAACTGTGTAGCCTTCATGCCCCCAG CGGAACAGAACCCGGCCCCCCTGGCCCAGCCAGAGCCTCTGGTGTGGGTCAGCAAGTGGGTTGACTACTCCAATAAGTTCGGCTTTGGGTATCAACTGTCCAGCCGCCGTGTGGCTGTGCTCTTCAACGATGGCACACATATGGCCCTGTCGGCCAACAGAAA GACTGTGCACTACAACCCCACCAGCACAAAGCACTTCTCCTTCTCCGTGGGGGCTGTGCCCCGGGCCCTGCAGCCTCAGCTGGGTATCCTGCGGTACTTCGCCTCCTACATGGAGCAGCACCTCATGAAG GGTGGAGATCTGCCCAGTGTGGAAGAGGTAGAGGTGCCTGCTCCGCCCTTGCTGCTGCAGTGGGTCAAGACGGATCAGGCTCTCCTCATGCTGTTTAGTGACGGCACTGTCCAG GTGAACTTCTACGGGGACCACACCAAGCTGATTCTCAGTGGCTGGGAGCCCCTCCTTGTGACTTTTGTGGCCCGAAATCGTAGTGCTTGTACTTACCTCGCTTCCCACCTTCGGCAGCTGGGCTGCTCTCCAGACCTGCGGCAAAGACTCCGCTATGCTCTGCGCCTACTCCGGGACCGCAGCCCAGCCTAG
- the PLK3 gene encoding serine/threonine-protein kinase PLK3 isoform X1: MEPAAGFLSPRPFQRAAAAPAPPAGPGPPPSALPGPELEVLAGLPTSDPGRLITDPRSGRSYLKGRLLGKGGFARCYEATDTETGSAYAVKVIPQSRVAKPHQREKILNEIELHRDLQHRHIVRFSHHFEDADNIYIFLELCSRKSLAHIWKARHTLLEPEVRYYLRQILSGLKYLHQRGILHRDLKLGNFFITENMELKVGDFGLAARLEPPEQRKKTICGTPNYVAPEVLLRQGHGPEADVWSLGCVMYTLLCGSPPFETADLKETYRCIKQVHYMLPASLSLPARQLLAAILRASPRDRPSIDQILRHDFFTKGYTPDRLPISSCVTVPDLTPPNPARSLFAKVTKSLFGRKKNKSKNHAQERDEVSGLVSGLMRTSVGHQDARPEAPAASGPAPVSLVETAPEDSSPRGTLASSGDGEEPGRMRGFEEGLTVATVVESALCALRNCVAFMPPAEQNPAPLAQPEPLVWVSKWVDYSNKFGFGYQLSSRRVAVLFNDGTHMALSANRKTVHYNPTSTKHFSFSVGAVPRALQPQLGILRYFASYMEQHLMKGGDLPSVEEVEVPAPPLLLQWVKTDQALLMLFSDGTVQVNFYGDHTKLILSGWEPLLVTFVARNRSACTYLASHLRQLGCSPDLRQRLRYALRLLRDRSPA, translated from the exons ATGGAGCCCGCCGCCGGTTTCCTGTCCCCGCGCCCCTTCCAGCGTGCGGCCGCCGCGCCCGCTCCCCCGGCCGGGCCCGGGCCGCCTCCGAGTGCCTTGCCCGGACCTGAGCTGGAGGTGCTGGCCGGGCTACCGACGTCAGACCCCGGGCGCCTCATCACGGACCCGCGCAGCGGCCGCAGCTACCTCAAAGGCCGCTTGTTGGGCAAG GGGGGCTTCGCCCGCTGCTACGAGGCCACTGACACAGAGACTGGCAGCGCCTACGCTGTCAAAGTCATCCCGCAGAGCCGCGTCGCCAAGCCGCATCAGCGCGAGAAG ATCCTAAATGAGATTGAGCTGCACCGAGACCTGCAGCACCGCCACATCGTGCGTTTTTCGCACCACTTTGAGGACGCTGACAACATCTACATTTTCTTGGAGCTCTGCAGCCGAAAG TCCCTGGCCCACATCTGGAAAGCCCGGCACACCCTGTTAGAGCCAGAAGTGCGCTACTACCTGCGGCAGATCCTTTCCGGCCTCAAGTACTTGCACCAGCGCGGCATCTTGCACCGGGACCTCAAGTTGG GAAATTTTTTCATCACTGAGAACATGGAACTGAAGGTGGGGGATTTTGGGCTGGCAGCCCGGTTGGAGCCTCCGGAGCAGAGGAAGAA GACCATCTGTGGCACCCCCAACTATGTGGCTCCAGAAGTGCTGCTGAGACAGGGCCACGGCCCTGAGGCGGATGTATGGTCACTGGGCTGTGTCAT GTACACGCTGCTCTGCGGGAGCCCTCCCTTTGAGACGGCTGACCTGAAGGAGACGTACCGCTGCATCAAGCAGGTTCACTACATGCTGCCTGCCAGCCTCTCACTGCCTGCCCGGCAGCTCCTGGCTGCCATCCTTCGGGCCTCACCCCGAGACCGCCCCTCTATTGACCAGATCCTGCGCCATGACTTCTTTACCAAG GGCTATACCCCCGATCGACTCCCTATCAGCAGCTGCGTGACAGTCCCAGACCTGACACCCCCCAACCCAGCTAGGAGTCTGTTTGCCAAAGTTACCAAGAGCCTCTTTGGCAGAAAGAAGAACAAGA GTAAGAATCATGCCCAGGAGAGGGACGAGGTCTCCGGTTTGGTGAGCGGCCTCATGCGCACATCCGTTGGCCATCAGGATGCCAGGCCAGAG GCTCCAGCAGCTTCTGGCCCAGCCCCTGTCAGCCTGGTAGAGACAGCACCTGAAGACAGCTCACCCCGTGGGACACTGGCAAGCAGTGGAGATGGTGAGGAGCCAGGCAGGATGAGAG GATTTGAAGAAGGTCTGACTGTGGCCACAGTAGTGGAGTCAGCCCTTTGTGCTCTGAGAAACTGTGTAGCCTTCATGCCCCCAG CGGAACAGAACCCGGCCCCCCTGGCCCAGCCAGAGCCTCTGGTGTGGGTCAGCAAGTGGGTTGACTACTCCAATAAGTTCGGCTTTGGGTATCAACTGTCCAGCCGCCGTGTGGCTGTGCTCTTCAACGATGGCACACATATGGCCCTGTCGGCCAACAGAAA GACTGTGCACTACAACCCCACCAGCACAAAGCACTTCTCCTTCTCCGTGGGGGCTGTGCCCCGGGCCCTGCAGCCTCAGCTGGGTATCCTGCGGTACTTCGCCTCCTACATGGAGCAGCACCTCATGAAG GGTGGAGATCTGCCCAGTGTGGAAGAGGTAGAGGTGCCTGCTCCGCCCTTGCTGCTGCAGTGGGTCAAGACGGATCAGGCTCTCCTCATGCTGTTTAGTGACGGCACTGTCCAG GTGAACTTCTACGGGGACCACACCAAGCTGATTCTCAGTGGCTGGGAGCCCCTCCTTGTGACTTTTGTGGCCCGAAATCGTAGTGCTTGTACTTACCTCGCTTCCCACCTTCGGCAGCTGGGCTGCTCTCCAGACCTGCGGCAAAGACTCCGCTATGCTCTGCGCCTACTCCGGGACCGCAGCCCAGCCTAG
- the DYNLT4 gene encoding dynein light chain Tctex-type 4: MASRPLPPGRQEEENANDSGPKPSPVRPRGRLPSIDEARPAGPCPGPASRRGSMLGLAASFSRRNSLAGPGAGPGGRRPSLGPVPPLGSRVSFSGLPLAPARRVAPSYRTEPVPGERWEAARAQRALEAALAAGLRDACYSSAEAARLVRELCEQVHVCLRELSPPRYKLVCSVVLGPRAGQGVHVVSRALWDVARDGLASVSYTNTSLFAVATVHGLYCE, encoded by the coding sequence ATGGCCAGCAGGCCTCTGCCCCCGGGACGCCAGGAGGAGGAGAATGCCAACGACTCCGGGCCGAAACCCTCACCGGTGCGGCCCCGAGGCCGCCTGCCCAGCATTGATGAGGCCCGACCGGCAGGTCCATGTCCGGGCCCGGCCTCACGCCGGGGCTCCATGCTGGGCCTGGCCGCGTCCTTCTCCCGCCGCAACTCGCTGGCCGGGCCAGGCGCGGGTCCTGGGGGTCGGCGGCCATCCCTGGGCCCGGTGCCCCCTCTGGGCTCACGGGTCAGCTTCTCAGGGTTGCCCCTGGCGCCCGCCCGTCGGGTGGCGCCCTCCTACCGCACGGAGCCAGTGCCCGGAGAGCGCTGGGAGGCTGCGCGTGCACAGCGTGCCCTGGAGGCGGCGCTGGCTGCGGGGCTGCGCGACGCGTGCTACTCCAGCGCCGAGGCTGCGCGGCTGGTGCGGGAGCTCTGCGAACAGGTGCACGTTTGCCTGCGCGAGCTCAGCCCGCCGCGCTACAAGCTGGTGTGCAGTGTGGTGCTAGGGCCGCGCGCGGGCCAGGGCGTTCACGTGGTCAGCCGCGCGCTCTGGGACGTGGCGCGCGATGGGCTGGCCTCGGTCTCCTACACCAACACCTCGCTCTTCGCGGTGGCCACGGTCCACGGGCTCTACTGCGAGTGA
- the BEST4 gene encoding bestrophin-4, with product MTVSYTLKVAEARFGGFSGLLLRWRGSIYKLLYKEFLLFGALYAVLSITYRLLLTQEQRYVYAQVARYCNRSADLIPLSFVLGFYVTLVVNRWWSQYTSIPLPDQLMCVISASVHGVDQRGRLLRRTLIRYANLASVLVLRSVSTRVLKRFPTMEHVVDAGFMSQEERKKFESLKSDFNKYWVPCVWFTNLAAQARRDGRIRDDIALCLLLEELNKYRAKCSMLFHYDWISIPLVYTQVVTIAVYSFFALSLVGRQFVEPEAGAAKPQKLLKPGQEPSPALGDPDMYVPLTTLLQFFFYAGWLKVAEQIINPFGEDDDDFETNQLIDRNLQVSLLSVDEMYQNLPPAEKDQYWDEDQPQPPYTVATAAESLRPSFLGSTFNLRMSDDPEQSLQVEASPGSGRPAPAAQTPLLGRFLGVGAPSPAISLRNFGRVRGTPRPPHLLRFRAEEGGDPEAAARIEEETAESGDEALEP from the exons ATGACGGTTTCATATACTCTCAAAGTGGCGGAGGCCCGCTTCGGAGGTTTCTCTGGCCTGCTTCTCCGCTGGAGGGGAAGCATCTACAAGCTCCTCTACAAGGAATTCCTTCTCTTCGGGGCCTTGTACGCTGTGCTTAGCATCACCTACCG GCTGCTGCTGACCCAGGAGCAGAGGTACGTGTATGCTCAGGTGGCCCGGTACTGCAACCGCTCAGCGGACCTCATCCCCTTGTCCTTTGTATTGG GTTTCTATGTGACTCTCGTGGTGAACCGCTGGTGGTCCCAGTACACAAGCATCCCGCTGCCAGACCAGCTGATGTGCGTCATCTCGGCTAGCGTGCACGGCGTGGACCAGCGGGGCCGCCTGCTGCGCCGCACCCTCATCCGATACGCGAACCTGGCGTCCGTGCTGGTGCTGCGCTCGGTCAGCACCCGCGTGCTTAAGCGCTTCCCCACCATGGAGCACGTGGTGGACGCAG GTTTCATGTcccaggaagagaggaaaaagttTGAGAGCCTGAAATCCGACTTCAACAAGTACTGGGTCCCCTGCGTCTGGTTCACCAACCTGGCGGCCCAGGCCCGGAGGGACGGGCGAATCCGTGATGATATCGCTCTCTGTCTACTTTTGGAA GAGCTGAACAAGTACCGAGCCAAGTGCAGCATGCTATTCCACTATGACTGGATCAGCATCCCCCTCGTCTACACCCAA GTGGTGACCATAGCCGTCTACTCTTTCTTTGCCCTCTCCCTGGTTGGCCGCCAGTTTGTGGAGCCAGAGGCAGGGGCTGCCAAACCTCAGAAGCTTCTGAAGCCGGGCCAGGAGCCATCCCCAGCCCTGGGAGACCCGGACATGTATGTGCCTCTCACCACTCTGCTGCAGTTCTTCTTCTACGCTGGCTGGCTCAAG GTGGCTGAACAGATCATCAACCCATTTGGTGAAGATGATGACGACTTTGAGACAAACCAGCTCATAGACCGCAACTTGCAG GTGTCCCTGCTATCCGTGGACGAAATGTACCAGAACCTTCCCCCTGCTGAGAAGGACCAGTACTGGGATGAGGACCAGCCGCAGCCACCCTACACTGTGGCCACGGCGGCCGAGTCTCTGCGGCCCTCATTCCTGGGCTCCACCTTCAACCTGCG CATGAGCGACGACCCTGAGCAGAGCCTGCAGGTGGAGGCGTCCCCCGGATCTGGTCGGCCCGCGCCCGCCGCGCAGACCCCGTTGCTCGGCCGCTTCCTAGGCGTAGGGGCGCCCTCCCCGGCCATCAGCCTCCGGAACTTCGGCCGCGTGCGAggcaccccccgccccccgcatCTGCTGCGCTTCCGAGCGGAGGAGGGCGGCGACCCCGAGGCCGCAGCCCGCATCGAGGAGGAGACGGCGGAGTCGGGGGACGAGGCCCTGGAGCCCTGA
- the PLK3 gene encoding serine/threonine-protein kinase PLK3 isoform X4 — MEPAAGFLSPRPFQRAAAAPAPPAGPGPPPSALPGPELEVLAGLPTSDPGRLITDPRSGRSYLKGRLLGKGGFARCYEATDTETGSAYAVKVIPQSRVAKPHQREKSLAHIWKARHTLLEPEVRYYLRQILSGLKYLHQRGILHRDLKLGNFFITENMELKVGDFGLAARLEPPEQRKKTICGTPNYVAPEVLLRQGHGPEADVWSLGCVMYTLLCGSPPFETADLKETYRCIKQVHYMLPASLSLPARQLLAAILRASPRDRPSIDQILRHDFFTKGYTPDRLPISSCVTVPDLTPPNPARSLFAKVTKSLFGRKKNKSKNHAQERDEVSGLVSGLMRTSVGHQDARPEAPAASGPAPVSLVETAPEDSSPRGTLASSGDGFEEGLTVATVVESALCALRNCVAFMPPAEQNPAPLAQPEPLVWVSKWVDYSNKFGFGYQLSSRRVAVLFNDGTHMALSANRKTVHYNPTSTKHFSFSVGAVPRALQPQLGILRYFASYMEQHLMKGGDLPSVEEVEVPAPPLLLQWVKTDQALLMLFSDGTVQVNFYGDHTKLILSGWEPLLVTFVARNRSACTYLASHLRQLGCSPDLRQRLRYALRLLRDRSPA; from the exons ATGGAGCCCGCCGCCGGTTTCCTGTCCCCGCGCCCCTTCCAGCGTGCGGCCGCCGCGCCCGCTCCCCCGGCCGGGCCCGGGCCGCCTCCGAGTGCCTTGCCCGGACCTGAGCTGGAGGTGCTGGCCGGGCTACCGACGTCAGACCCCGGGCGCCTCATCACGGACCCGCGCAGCGGCCGCAGCTACCTCAAAGGCCGCTTGTTGGGCAAG GGGGGCTTCGCCCGCTGCTACGAGGCCACTGACACAGAGACTGGCAGCGCCTACGCTGTCAAAGTCATCCCGCAGAGCCGCGTCGCCAAGCCGCATCAGCGCGAGAAG TCCCTGGCCCACATCTGGAAAGCCCGGCACACCCTGTTAGAGCCAGAAGTGCGCTACTACCTGCGGCAGATCCTTTCCGGCCTCAAGTACTTGCACCAGCGCGGCATCTTGCACCGGGACCTCAAGTTGG GAAATTTTTTCATCACTGAGAACATGGAACTGAAGGTGGGGGATTTTGGGCTGGCAGCCCGGTTGGAGCCTCCGGAGCAGAGGAAGAA GACCATCTGTGGCACCCCCAACTATGTGGCTCCAGAAGTGCTGCTGAGACAGGGCCACGGCCCTGAGGCGGATGTATGGTCACTGGGCTGTGTCAT GTACACGCTGCTCTGCGGGAGCCCTCCCTTTGAGACGGCTGACCTGAAGGAGACGTACCGCTGCATCAAGCAGGTTCACTACATGCTGCCTGCCAGCCTCTCACTGCCTGCCCGGCAGCTCCTGGCTGCCATCCTTCGGGCCTCACCCCGAGACCGCCCCTCTATTGACCAGATCCTGCGCCATGACTTCTTTACCAAG GGCTATACCCCCGATCGACTCCCTATCAGCAGCTGCGTGACAGTCCCAGACCTGACACCCCCCAACCCAGCTAGGAGTCTGTTTGCCAAAGTTACCAAGAGCCTCTTTGGCAGAAAGAAGAACAAGA GTAAGAATCATGCCCAGGAGAGGGACGAGGTCTCCGGTTTGGTGAGCGGCCTCATGCGCACATCCGTTGGCCATCAGGATGCCAGGCCAGAG GCTCCAGCAGCTTCTGGCCCAGCCCCTGTCAGCCTGGTAGAGACAGCACCTGAAGACAGCTCACCCCGTGGGACACTGGCAAGCAGTGGAGATG GATTTGAAGAAGGTCTGACTGTGGCCACAGTAGTGGAGTCAGCCCTTTGTGCTCTGAGAAACTGTGTAGCCTTCATGCCCCCAG CGGAACAGAACCCGGCCCCCCTGGCCCAGCCAGAGCCTCTGGTGTGGGTCAGCAAGTGGGTTGACTACTCCAATAAGTTCGGCTTTGGGTATCAACTGTCCAGCCGCCGTGTGGCTGTGCTCTTCAACGATGGCACACATATGGCCCTGTCGGCCAACAGAAA GACTGTGCACTACAACCCCACCAGCACAAAGCACTTCTCCTTCTCCGTGGGGGCTGTGCCCCGGGCCCTGCAGCCTCAGCTGGGTATCCTGCGGTACTTCGCCTCCTACATGGAGCAGCACCTCATGAAG GGTGGAGATCTGCCCAGTGTGGAAGAGGTAGAGGTGCCTGCTCCGCCCTTGCTGCTGCAGTGGGTCAAGACGGATCAGGCTCTCCTCATGCTGTTTAGTGACGGCACTGTCCAG GTGAACTTCTACGGGGACCACACCAAGCTGATTCTCAGTGGCTGGGAGCCCCTCCTTGTGACTTTTGTGGCCCGAAATCGTAGTGCTTGTACTTACCTCGCTTCCCACCTTCGGCAGCTGGGCTGCTCTCCAGACCTGCGGCAAAGACTCCGCTATGCTCTGCGCCTACTCCGGGACCGCAGCCCAGCCTAG